One Halostagnicola kamekurae DNA segment encodes these proteins:
- a CDS encoding PLP-dependent cysteine synthase family protein has protein sequence MKDSILDTIGSPLVQVDSQEGVTVAAKIESFNPGGSAKDRPALEMVRAAEREGAIEPGDRLVEPTSGNTGIGLALVCAARDYDLTIVMPASKSEERRQIMSAYGADLELVDGEMEDARERADELEAEGAIQLGQFENPANPEAHYRTTGEEIVEQVGEREVDAFVAGVGTGGTLSGAGRRLREEFPDVDIVAVEPERNAVLSTGEAGNDDFQGMGPGFVSDNLERDLIDSIETVRLEDAEDECRRLAREEGVLVGQSSGATSIVARRVGERIAAPDADDDPLVVTVFWDSGERYLSTGLFD, from the coding sequence ATGAAGGACAGCATTCTGGACACCATTGGATCGCCGCTCGTCCAGGTCGACTCGCAGGAGGGGGTGACGGTCGCCGCCAAGATCGAATCGTTCAACCCGGGCGGGTCGGCCAAGGATCGACCGGCGCTCGAGATGGTCCGCGCGGCCGAACGCGAGGGGGCCATCGAACCGGGCGATCGTCTCGTCGAGCCAACCAGCGGCAACACCGGGATCGGGCTCGCGCTCGTCTGTGCCGCTCGCGACTACGATCTCACGATCGTGATGCCGGCCTCGAAGTCCGAAGAGCGACGGCAGATTATGTCGGCCTACGGTGCCGACCTCGAACTCGTCGACGGCGAGATGGAAGACGCCCGCGAGCGCGCGGACGAACTCGAGGCCGAGGGCGCGATCCAGCTCGGTCAGTTCGAAAACCCGGCCAACCCGGAGGCCCACTACCGGACGACCGGCGAGGAGATCGTCGAACAAGTCGGCGAGCGGGAGGTCGACGCCTTCGTCGCCGGCGTCGGCACCGGCGGCACGCTCTCCGGTGCCGGTCGACGGCTCCGCGAGGAGTTTCCCGACGTCGATATCGTCGCCGTCGAGCCGGAGCGAAACGCCGTCCTTTCGACGGGCGAGGCCGGGAACGACGACTTCCAGGGAATGGGGCCGGGATTCGTCAGCGACAACCTCGAGCGGGACCTGATCGATTCGATCGAGACGGTGCGACTCGAGGACGCCGAAGACGAGTGCCGTCGGCTCGCGCGCGAGGAGGGCGTCCTCGTCGGCCAGTCAAGCGGCGCGACGAGCATCGTCGCCCGTCGCGTCGGCGAACGAATCGCCGCCCCAGACGCCGACGACGATCCGCTGGTCGTCACCGTCTTCTGGGACAGCGGCGAGCGGTACCTCTCGACCGGGCTGTTCGACTGA
- a CDS encoding hydroxyacid-oxoacid transhydrogenase encodes MSYDRSVSAEQHALETETVWHLQMPQIRFGRDAVEELGFQLRDLGVEAGARGLVVTDENLVDIGHVDRVTDHLEDAGYDATVWDGVEREPSLEVVSECISFVRENEGEDGYDFYLGFGGGSCIDVAKTTRAVIANGGEALDYIAEPTGNGEALTESGPPLVLMPTTAGTGAEISPVAILSVEEKEIKEGISSNHVRADAAVLDPTFTTTLPPEMTAKTAMDALGHAIEGYTTHPFDGLLRATDPQERPVYAGRTELTEMFSEKAIDLLSSNVRTAVHNGDDIEARAAMLKGALFGAIAGLTAGASLCHAMAYPVGNRYHTYHGETIAVLTPASTLGYNAASDPERFAEVSRLLGVDTDGLGAREAADLAREEYVRLQQDLNVIPSGLNELAGIDEEDIDWLASQTVETQQRLLRCNPRPVTEDDVAAIFRDALYNWE; translated from the coding sequence GTGAGTTACGATCGATCGGTTTCCGCGGAGCAACATGCGCTCGAGACCGAGACCGTCTGGCACCTACAGATGCCCCAGATCCGATTCGGCCGGGACGCCGTCGAAGAACTTGGGTTCCAGCTTCGGGACCTCGGCGTCGAAGCGGGCGCGCGCGGACTGGTCGTCACCGACGAGAACCTCGTCGACATCGGGCACGTCGATCGAGTCACGGACCACCTCGAGGACGCCGGATACGACGCGACCGTCTGGGACGGCGTCGAACGCGAGCCGTCGCTCGAGGTCGTCAGCGAGTGCATCTCGTTCGTTCGCGAGAACGAAGGCGAGGACGGGTACGATTTCTACCTCGGGTTCGGGGGCGGGAGCTGCATCGACGTTGCAAAAACGACGCGCGCCGTGATCGCCAACGGCGGCGAAGCGCTCGATTACATCGCCGAACCGACGGGGAACGGCGAGGCGCTGACCGAGTCGGGACCGCCGCTCGTCCTCATGCCGACGACCGCCGGGACCGGCGCCGAAATCTCGCCCGTCGCGATCCTCTCCGTCGAGGAAAAGGAGATCAAAGAGGGCATCTCGAGCAACCACGTCCGCGCCGACGCGGCCGTGCTCGACCCGACGTTCACGACGACGCTGCCGCCCGAAATGACGGCCAAGACCGCGATGGACGCGCTCGGTCACGCCATCGAGGGCTACACGACCCACCCCTTCGACGGGTTGCTCCGCGCGACGGACCCGCAGGAACGGCCGGTCTACGCCGGCCGAACGGAGCTCACCGAGATGTTCTCCGAGAAGGCGATCGACCTGCTCTCGAGCAACGTTCGGACCGCCGTCCACAACGGCGACGATATAGAGGCTCGGGCGGCCATGCTCAAGGGCGCGCTGTTCGGCGCGATCGCGGGGCTCACCGCGGGCGCGAGTCTCTGTCACGCGATGGCCTACCCGGTCGGGAACCGCTATCACACGTACCACGGCGAGACGATCGCCGTCCTCACGCCGGCCTCGACGCTCGGGTACAACGCCGCGAGCGACCCGGAGCGGTTCGCGGAAGTGAGCAGGCTACTCGGCGTCGACACGGACGGCCTTGGCGCCCGAGAAGCGGCCGATCTCGCTCGCGAGGAGTACGTTCGGCTTCAGCAAGATCTGAACGTCATCCCGAGCGGGCTCAACGAACTCGCGGGGATCGACGAGGAAGATATCGACTGGCTCGCGAGCCAGACCGTCGAAACCCAGCAGCGACTGCTCCGGTGTAACCCGCGGCCCGTGACGGAGGACGACGTGGCCGCGATATTCCGAGACGCGCTGTACAACTGGGAGTAG
- a CDS encoding N-acyl homoserine lactonase family protein, translated as MVDASIEVLYRGALECDQNYMIEGETLGTKDEPNPDLSYDEIPVWNLVIDHPEGTILWDTGSHHDALEGHWPEGLKQAFYPYDAHEHPLDEVLEENGYGLEDIDYVFQTHLHLDHAGGLEFFDGTDVPIFVHERELKFAYYSAKTDKGSGAYILEDFDHDLNWRVLHRDRERHFDDVEFVRFPGHTPGLTGTVIHLDDEGTIVFTGDQVYQAPNYEDEQPLGASLLWGKTEWYESLRRIEKFERRNDAEIVYGHDADQFEQIREGWGR; from the coding sequence ATGGTTGATGCTAGCATCGAGGTCCTGTATCGCGGGGCGCTCGAGTGCGACCAGAACTACATGATCGAGGGGGAAACGCTCGGCACGAAAGACGAGCCGAACCCGGACCTGAGCTACGACGAGATTCCCGTCTGGAACCTCGTCATCGACCACCCCGAGGGAACAATTCTCTGGGATACCGGCTCGCACCACGACGCCCTCGAGGGCCACTGGCCCGAAGGGCTCAAACAGGCGTTTTACCCGTACGACGCGCACGAACACCCGCTCGACGAGGTTCTCGAGGAGAACGGCTACGGACTCGAGGACATCGATTACGTGTTCCAGACGCACCTGCACTTAGACCACGCGGGCGGGCTGGAGTTTTTCGACGGTACTGACGTCCCGATTTTCGTCCACGAACGTGAACTCAAGTTCGCCTACTACAGCGCGAAGACCGACAAGGGAAGCGGCGCGTACATCCTCGAGGACTTCGATCACGACCTGAACTGGCGGGTCCTCCACCGCGATCGCGAACGGCACTTCGATGACGTCGAGTTCGTTCGCTTCCCCGGACACACACCGGGTCTGACCGGGACGGTGATCCACCTCGACGACGAGGGAACGATCGTCTTTACGGGCGATCAGGTCTATCAGGCACCGAACTACGAGGACGAGCAACCGCTCGGCGCGTCGCTGCTCTGGGGCAAAACCGAGTGGTACGAGAGCCTCAGACGAATCGAGAAATTCGAGCGACGCAATGACGCGGAGATCGTCTACGGTCACGACGCAGATCAGTTCGAGCAGATCCGTGAGGGGTGGGGGCGGTGA